The following are encoded in a window of Lampris incognitus isolate fLamInc1 chromosome 15, fLamInc1.hap2, whole genome shotgun sequence genomic DNA:
- the LOC130125366 gene encoding activator of 90 kDa heat shock protein ATPase homolog 1-like has protein sequence MAKWGKGDPRWIVEERADATNVNNWHWTERDVTGWSSDKLKKLLLGVQVEGEAGNCQVTEVNKLVGEASINNRKGKLIYFYEWVIKASWLGTSNSGIKYKGNIEVANFSDENDMDDLDISVSLCKDQPNTSLLHLMKKDGVQKVQTALESYVTHLKSVFTQGMMLPAANGASQSQPSKTQSQIKVNKTQISATVSATAPHVVFSSTEGVRIPTCCFTLKENFLTSAEELYRTFTSQEFVQVFTHSPAVVEGHSGGKFRLLDGTVTGEFTELVPDEKLVMRWRFKTWPSEHYAIISLVLKEHGDETNLKMDCKGVPVGEEERTREGWRRYYFEAIKQTFGYGAQLN, from the exons ATGGCCAAATGGGGGAAAGGAGATCCGCGCTGGATTGTGGAGGAGAGAGCGGACGCGACCAACGTCAACAACTGGCACTG GACGGAGCGGGACGTGACAGGCTGGTCAtcagacaaactgaagaagctgctgctgGGTGTTCAGGTGGAGGGAGAGGCCGGCAACTGTCAGGTGACAGAGGTCAATAAGCTGGTGGGAGAAGCTTCCATTAACAACCGCAAAGGAAAGCTCATCTACTTCTATGAATGGGTGATCAAAGCATCCTGGCTAG GAACGTCAAATTCTGGTATCAAATACAAAGGGAACATTGAAGTGGCCAATTTTTCGGATGAAAATGACATGGATGACCTTGAT ATCTCAGTCTCTCTGTGTAAAGACCAGCCCAACACTTCTCTGCTCCACCTCATGAAAAAGGATGGAGTTCAGAAAGTTCAAACTGCTCTGGAAAGTTATGTCACACACCTCAAATCAG TGTTCACTCAAGGGATGATGTTGCCCGCTGCCAATGGTGCCAGCCAATCCCAGCCCAGCAAGACTCAGAGTCAGATCAAGGTGAACAAAACACAG ATTAGCGCCACAGTCTCAGCCACGGCGCCTCATGTGGTCTTCAGCAGTACTGAAGGGGTCCGGATCCCCACCTGCTGCTTCACTCTGAAGGAAAACTTCCTGACCTCGGCTGAAGAACTGTACAGAACCTTCACCAGCCAGGAG TTTGTTCAGGTGTTCACACACTCGCCGGCAGTCGTCGAAGGACACAGTGGAGGGAAGTTCCGTCTGCTGGATGGGACCGTGACTGGAGAGTTCACTGAACTG GTCCCTGATGAAAAGCTTGTGATGAGGTGGAGATTTAAGACGTGGCCGAGTG AGCACTATGCCATCATCAGTTTGGTCCTGAAGGAGCATGGTGATGAGACGAATCTGAAGATGGACTGTAAAGGCGTCCcagtgggggaggaggagaggacccGAGAGGGATGGAGGAGATATTATTTTGAAGCCATCAAACAGACGTTTGGATATGGAGCGCAACTTAACTGA